The following coding sequences lie in one Pseudorasbora parva isolate DD20220531a chromosome 18, ASM2467924v1, whole genome shotgun sequence genomic window:
- the nfrkb gene encoding nuclear factor related to kappa-B-binding protein isoform X1, which produces MDVLDHMLTDPLESGMDQDGRVMEECMLGNCRVRVPEDLLEDPEIFFSVLSESTWTDVLTDAQRTHLRQLLPQFSENNTSEQNNIVSDLFNNQNFFFGNPLHIAQKLFRDGFFNPEVVKYRQLCATSQKKRHIYSLQQYYHKLLKQILVSRKELLDLAVRSGPELAVKRRYPVPSHKEMLEQRVRRRVTHVLKDVKTECGDSNVSSDEDDTASWLPVPPSPSSPTPTVSLRVLPSLSTQDMKTRDKPELGEKELRAMLQRHREKRKRQPDHPDLMISDLHLGDIMSRVNIGRKGSISTVFDLALPKKKIKEERKKKKMRPIKMESEEVCDVQMSAASMNSGLADVPTAPPQTVKEEPIDESQASPDRVEEIAMSFFHLLEDILRLESLATSSALEEKVQQWHSSPASALNPWFSMAPCWSELVVPALQFLAGESKAGVMVLPTGFIPFVEFKELSQQWKWICPSQDGDKDLSALCQLWLESKDHVIVKQEGEETAELTPPTPRVWTDYVVRPSTGEERHVFQEQEQQRYDQPHKAFTYRMHGFESVVGPVKGVFDKETSLNKAREHSLLRSDRPAYVTILSLVRDAAARLPNGEGTRAEICELLKDSQFLAPDVTSAQVNTVVSGALDRLHYEKDPCVKYDIGRKLWIYLHRDRSQEEFERIHQAQAAAAKAKKALQQKPKPAPKPKAGGKEPGSKNGAAEAGQSCGSEGVAIVSTSLSQTPSTPTPSTPGTPKSPLPPTAATPTKLGAPEPIKTNPSVLLVSPPSMPQLGTLLSASQPGPQVSQQASTQPATRVVAHSAATGSLPQVRVVTAQPGLPTSSASQTATLMHQSPHHIRVPVTVAHGKNITQAVVTLPLRNQSAGSPIQVQASRGQASLTVPGLASAVTVTKPQTSSPASPAHNPTSPAVLQGVSSQNIIKQVAITGQLGVKTQSGAGIPLTATNLRIQGKDVLRLPPSSITTDAKGQTVLRITPDMMATLTKSPMATVKLTPDMLSSATSSGSKSISATLHVSQPQPSPPASNTTASTTAESLVVKGPATGTATLVKVHPELKGTCDTAIRLMPALAVTMTDPKARTFSTVTSSDSKAGTTIRIVPNLGVIPQKQGQTISISTTSTSTKPVTVSSGAATVAIATSGVGGAKGMTLSPAATGSTLSLGTAAATVRQVPVSATVVATQAGKLPTRITVPLSVLSQPLKNKSVVTTPILKGNISTNISNLGRNIILTTMPAGTKLIAGNKPVSFVTAQQLQQLQQQGQATQVRIQTVPAQQLQRTAASSPKSTVSTVVVSTAPSPKTNPDPQ; this is translated from the exons CCGGAGATTTTCTTTTCAGTGCTGAGTGAGAGCACATGGACCGATGTTCTCACAGATGCTCAACGGACACATCTTCGTCAACTCCTGCCTCAGTTCTCTGAGAATAACACCTCAGAGCAGAACAACATCGTCAGCGACCTTTTCAATAACCAGAATTTCTTCTTCGGAAATCCTTTGCACATTGCCCAGAAGCTCTTCAGAG ATGGTTTCTTTAACCCAGAGGTCGTCAAGTACAGACAACTTTGTGCCACATCGCAGAAGAAAAGACACATCTACTCCCTTCAACAGTACTACCACAAATTACTCAAGCAGATCCTTGTCTCCAGAAAG GAGTTGTTGGATTTGGCGGTCCGCAGTGGACCTGAGCTCGCGGTAAAACGCCGGTACCCTGTCCCCTCTCATAAGGAGATGCTGGAGCAGAGGGTGAGACGTCGAGTGACTCACGTACTGAAGGATGTGAAAACAGAGTGTGGGGACAGTAATGTGTCATCTGATGAAGACG ATACAGCCTCTTGGTTGCCTGTTCCTCCGTCACCCTCCTCCCCAACTCCAACCGTCTCTCTCAGGGTCCTACCTAGTCTTTCGACTCAGGACATGAAAACCAGAG ACAAGCCTGAGCTGGGTGAGAAGGAACTAAGAGCCATGCTGCAGAGAcacagagaaaaaagaaaacgaCAGCCA GATCACCCTGACCTTATGATCTCTGACCTCCATCTTGGTGATATCATGTCACGAGTTAACATCGGCAGAAAAGGATCCATTTCAA CTGTCTTTGACCTGGCCCTACCTAAGAAAAAgataaaggaggagaggaagaagaaaaagatgCGCCCTATTAAAATGGAATCGGAAGAGGTCTGTGATGTTCAGATGTCGGCAGCTTCCATGAACTCAGGCCTTGCTGATGTCCCCACTGCTCCTCCACAAACCGTTAAAGAAGA GCCCATAGATGAGTCCCAGGCAAGCCCTGACAGAGTGGAAGAGATAGCAATGAGCTTTTTTCATTTGCTTGAGGACATCCTCAGACTGGAAAGTCTAGCAACATCCTCTGCG TTGGAGGAGAAAGTCCAACAGTGGCATTCATCTCCAGCCAGTGCACTCAACCCCTGGTTTTCTATGGCCCCCTGCTGGTCAGAGTTGGTTGTACCTGCTCTACAATTTCTCGCCGGAGAGAGCAAAG CTGGTGTGATGGTTCTGCCTACTGGCTTTATACCTTTTGTGGAATTCAAGGAACTCTCCCAGCAATGGAAATGGATAT GTCCGAGTCAGGATGGAGACAAAGATCTGAGTGCCCTGTGCCAGTTATGGCTGGAGTcaaaggatcatgtgattgtCAAG CAGGAGGGAGAGGAAACCGCAGAACTCACTCCTCCAACACCCAGAGT GTGGACTGACTATGTGGTGAGGCCTAGTACAGGAGAGGAAAGGCATGTTTTTCAAGAGCAG GAGCAGCAACGTTATGATCAGCCGCATAAAGCCTTTACATAccgaatgcatggctttgaatctGTGGTGGGACCAGTCAAGGGAGTTTTTGACAAGGAGACGTCGCTCAATAAAGCACGAGAGCATTCTTTGCTACGCTCCGACAGACCGGCCTACGTCACCATACTATCTCTTG TGAGAGATGCTGCCGCCAGGCTTCCTAATGGAGAAGGTACCAGAGCTGAGATTTGTGAGTTACTGAAGGACTCCCAGTTCCTAGCCCCTGATGTCACCAGTGCTCAG gtgaacacTGTGGTGAGTGGTGCCCTCGACCGCCTGCACTACGAGAAAGACCCTTGTGTGAAATACGACATCGGTCGCAAGCTGTGGATCTACCTCCACAGGGACCGGAGCCAGGAGGAGTTTG AGCGAATACACCAGGCCCAGGCCGCAGCTGCTAAAGCCAAGAAAGCTCTGCAGCAGAAGCCCAAACCAGCACCAAAACCT AAGGCAGGCGGTAAGGAGCCAGGCAGTAAGAATGGTGCTGCAGAGGCTGGCCAGAGTTGTGGCAGTGAAGGAGTAGCCATTGTATCCACCAGCTTGTCTCAAACTCCCTCCACTCCCACACCAAGCACCCCTGGAACCCCTAAATCGCCCCTCCCTCCCACAGCAGCAACTCCAACCAAATTGGGTGCCCCAGAACCCATCAAAACCAATCCCAG TGTCCTGCTGGTGTCTCCTCCTTCCATGCCTCAGTTAGGAACATTGCTGTCTGCGAGTCAGCCAGGTCCACAGGTTTCCCAGCAGGCCTCAACGCAGCCTGCAACTCGGGTAGTGGCACACTCGGCTGCCACTGGCTCTCTGCCTCAGGTGCGAGTGGTCACTGCCCAGCCCGGTCTTCCGACGTCCTCTGCAAGCCAGACGGCCACATTAATGCACCAGAGCCCTCACCACATCAGGGTGCCGGTCACTGTGGCGCATGGAAAAAACATCACGCAG GCAGTGGTGACTCTACCACTGAGAAACCAGTCTGCAGGAAGTCCTATTCAGGTGCAGGCTTCACGGGGTCAGGCCAGTCTTACAGTTCCAGGTCTTGCATCTGCTGTCACAGTAACCAAACCTCAGACGAGCTCCCCCGCCAGCCCGGCACACAACCCAACATCACCTGCTGTATTGCAGGGTGTCAGCAGCCAGAATATTATCAAACAG GTTGCAATCACTGGTCAGTTAGGTGTGAAGACCCAGAGTGGGGCAGGGATCCCTCTCACCGCCACTAACCTACGCATTCAGGGGAAGGATGTGCTCCGCTTGCCCCCCTCCTCAATTACGACTGATGCCAAAGGTCAGACGGTACTTCGCATCACTCCGGACATGATGGCCACACTTACTAAATCTCCAATGGCCACTGTCAAACTCACCCCAGACATGCTGAGCAGTGCCACGAGCTCAGGCAGCAAGAGCATCTCTGCCACGCTACATGTGTCTCAACCCCAGCCTTCACCCCCTGCCTCGAACACCACTGCAtccacaacagctgagagcctAGTTGTTAAAGGGCCTGCCACAGGCACCGCCACCCTAGTAAAGGTTCACCCGGAGCTGAAGGGCACCTGTGACACGGCCATTCGCCTCATGCCGGCCCTGGCCGTCACGATGACTGACCCAAAGGCCCGCACATTCTCAACCGTCACCTCATCTGACTCTAAAGCAGGAACCACTATTCGAATAGTGCCAAACCTTGGTGTGATTCCTCAGAAACAAGGTCAGACCATCTCAATTAGTACAACCTCCACAAGTACCAAGCCTGTCACGGTATCATCGGGGGCGGCCACTGTTGCCATAGCCACCAGTGGAGTGGGAGGGGCCAAAGGCATGACACTGAGCCCTGCAGCAACAGGCTCTACGCTTTCTCTGGGCACCGCGGCCGCCACAGTCAGACAGGTGCCGGTTAGTGCTACTGTAGTAGCCACACAAGCT GGGAAGCTTCCCACAAGGATCACGGTGCCTCTATCTGTCCTCAGCCAACCTTTGAAAAATAAGAGTGTGGTCACTACTCCCATTCTTAAAGGGAACATAAGCACTAA TATCAGCAATCTGGGAAGGAACATTATCTTGACTACCATGCCAGCAGGCACCAAGTTGATTGCTGGGAACAAGCCAGTCAGCTTTGTGACTGCTCAACAACTGCAGCAACTACAGCAGCAAGGACAGGCCACACAG GTTCGAATCCAGACAGTACCGGCTCAGCAGCTACAGCGCACAGCTGCCAGCTCCCCGAAATCCACAGTGTCTACGGTGGTGGTCTCTACTGCACCCTCGCCAAAAACGAACCCTGACCCTCAATGA
- the nfrkb gene encoding nuclear factor related to kappa-B-binding protein isoform X2, whose product MDVLDHMLTDPLESGMDQDGRVMEECMLGNCRVRVPEDLLEDPEIFFSVLSESTWTDVLTDAQRTHLRQLLPQFSENNTSEQNNIVSDLFNNQNFFFGNPLHIAQKLFRDGFFNPEVVKYRQLCATSQKKRHIYSLQQYYHKLLKQILVSRKELLDLAVRSGPELAVKRRYPVPSHKEMLEQRVRRRVTHVLKDVKTECGDSNVSSDEDDTASWLPVPPSPSSPTPTVSLRVLPSLSTQDMKTRDKPELGEKELRAMLQRHREKRKRQPDHPDLMISDLHLGDIMSRVNIGRKGSISTVFDLALPKKKIKEERKKKKMRPIKMESEEVCDVQMSAASMNSGLADVPTAPPQTVKEEPIDESQASPDRVEEIAMSFFHLLEDILRLESLATSSALEEKVQQWHSSPASALNPWFSMAPCWSELVVPALQFLAGESKAGVMVLPTGFIPFVEFKELSQQWKWICPSQDGDKDLSALCQLWLESKDHVIVKEGEETAELTPPTPRVWTDYVVRPSTGEERHVFQEQEQQRYDQPHKAFTYRMHGFESVVGPVKGVFDKETSLNKAREHSLLRSDRPAYVTILSLVRDAAARLPNGEGTRAEICELLKDSQFLAPDVTSAQVNTVVSGALDRLHYEKDPCVKYDIGRKLWIYLHRDRSQEEFERIHQAQAAAAKAKKALQQKPKPAPKPKAGGKEPGSKNGAAEAGQSCGSEGVAIVSTSLSQTPSTPTPSTPGTPKSPLPPTAATPTKLGAPEPIKTNPSVLLVSPPSMPQLGTLLSASQPGPQVSQQASTQPATRVVAHSAATGSLPQVRVVTAQPGLPTSSASQTATLMHQSPHHIRVPVTVAHGKNITQAVVTLPLRNQSAGSPIQVQASRGQASLTVPGLASAVTVTKPQTSSPASPAHNPTSPAVLQGVSSQNIIKQVAITGQLGVKTQSGAGIPLTATNLRIQGKDVLRLPPSSITTDAKGQTVLRITPDMMATLTKSPMATVKLTPDMLSSATSSGSKSISATLHVSQPQPSPPASNTTASTTAESLVVKGPATGTATLVKVHPELKGTCDTAIRLMPALAVTMTDPKARTFSTVTSSDSKAGTTIRIVPNLGVIPQKQGQTISISTTSTSTKPVTVSSGAATVAIATSGVGGAKGMTLSPAATGSTLSLGTAAATVRQVPVSATVVATQAGKLPTRITVPLSVLSQPLKNKSVVTTPILKGNISTNISNLGRNIILTTMPAGTKLIAGNKPVSFVTAQQLQQLQQQGQATQVRIQTVPAQQLQRTAASSPKSTVSTVVVSTAPSPKTNPDPQ is encoded by the exons CCGGAGATTTTCTTTTCAGTGCTGAGTGAGAGCACATGGACCGATGTTCTCACAGATGCTCAACGGACACATCTTCGTCAACTCCTGCCTCAGTTCTCTGAGAATAACACCTCAGAGCAGAACAACATCGTCAGCGACCTTTTCAATAACCAGAATTTCTTCTTCGGAAATCCTTTGCACATTGCCCAGAAGCTCTTCAGAG ATGGTTTCTTTAACCCAGAGGTCGTCAAGTACAGACAACTTTGTGCCACATCGCAGAAGAAAAGACACATCTACTCCCTTCAACAGTACTACCACAAATTACTCAAGCAGATCCTTGTCTCCAGAAAG GAGTTGTTGGATTTGGCGGTCCGCAGTGGACCTGAGCTCGCGGTAAAACGCCGGTACCCTGTCCCCTCTCATAAGGAGATGCTGGAGCAGAGGGTGAGACGTCGAGTGACTCACGTACTGAAGGATGTGAAAACAGAGTGTGGGGACAGTAATGTGTCATCTGATGAAGACG ATACAGCCTCTTGGTTGCCTGTTCCTCCGTCACCCTCCTCCCCAACTCCAACCGTCTCTCTCAGGGTCCTACCTAGTCTTTCGACTCAGGACATGAAAACCAGAG ACAAGCCTGAGCTGGGTGAGAAGGAACTAAGAGCCATGCTGCAGAGAcacagagaaaaaagaaaacgaCAGCCA GATCACCCTGACCTTATGATCTCTGACCTCCATCTTGGTGATATCATGTCACGAGTTAACATCGGCAGAAAAGGATCCATTTCAA CTGTCTTTGACCTGGCCCTACCTAAGAAAAAgataaaggaggagaggaagaagaaaaagatgCGCCCTATTAAAATGGAATCGGAAGAGGTCTGTGATGTTCAGATGTCGGCAGCTTCCATGAACTCAGGCCTTGCTGATGTCCCCACTGCTCCTCCACAAACCGTTAAAGAAGA GCCCATAGATGAGTCCCAGGCAAGCCCTGACAGAGTGGAAGAGATAGCAATGAGCTTTTTTCATTTGCTTGAGGACATCCTCAGACTGGAAAGTCTAGCAACATCCTCTGCG TTGGAGGAGAAAGTCCAACAGTGGCATTCATCTCCAGCCAGTGCACTCAACCCCTGGTTTTCTATGGCCCCCTGCTGGTCAGAGTTGGTTGTACCTGCTCTACAATTTCTCGCCGGAGAGAGCAAAG CTGGTGTGATGGTTCTGCCTACTGGCTTTATACCTTTTGTGGAATTCAAGGAACTCTCCCAGCAATGGAAATGGATAT GTCCGAGTCAGGATGGAGACAAAGATCTGAGTGCCCTGTGCCAGTTATGGCTGGAGTcaaaggatcatgtgattgtCAAG GAGGGAGAGGAAACCGCAGAACTCACTCCTCCAACACCCAGAGT GTGGACTGACTATGTGGTGAGGCCTAGTACAGGAGAGGAAAGGCATGTTTTTCAAGAGCAG GAGCAGCAACGTTATGATCAGCCGCATAAAGCCTTTACATAccgaatgcatggctttgaatctGTGGTGGGACCAGTCAAGGGAGTTTTTGACAAGGAGACGTCGCTCAATAAAGCACGAGAGCATTCTTTGCTACGCTCCGACAGACCGGCCTACGTCACCATACTATCTCTTG TGAGAGATGCTGCCGCCAGGCTTCCTAATGGAGAAGGTACCAGAGCTGAGATTTGTGAGTTACTGAAGGACTCCCAGTTCCTAGCCCCTGATGTCACCAGTGCTCAG gtgaacacTGTGGTGAGTGGTGCCCTCGACCGCCTGCACTACGAGAAAGACCCTTGTGTGAAATACGACATCGGTCGCAAGCTGTGGATCTACCTCCACAGGGACCGGAGCCAGGAGGAGTTTG AGCGAATACACCAGGCCCAGGCCGCAGCTGCTAAAGCCAAGAAAGCTCTGCAGCAGAAGCCCAAACCAGCACCAAAACCT AAGGCAGGCGGTAAGGAGCCAGGCAGTAAGAATGGTGCTGCAGAGGCTGGCCAGAGTTGTGGCAGTGAAGGAGTAGCCATTGTATCCACCAGCTTGTCTCAAACTCCCTCCACTCCCACACCAAGCACCCCTGGAACCCCTAAATCGCCCCTCCCTCCCACAGCAGCAACTCCAACCAAATTGGGTGCCCCAGAACCCATCAAAACCAATCCCAG TGTCCTGCTGGTGTCTCCTCCTTCCATGCCTCAGTTAGGAACATTGCTGTCTGCGAGTCAGCCAGGTCCACAGGTTTCCCAGCAGGCCTCAACGCAGCCTGCAACTCGGGTAGTGGCACACTCGGCTGCCACTGGCTCTCTGCCTCAGGTGCGAGTGGTCACTGCCCAGCCCGGTCTTCCGACGTCCTCTGCAAGCCAGACGGCCACATTAATGCACCAGAGCCCTCACCACATCAGGGTGCCGGTCACTGTGGCGCATGGAAAAAACATCACGCAG GCAGTGGTGACTCTACCACTGAGAAACCAGTCTGCAGGAAGTCCTATTCAGGTGCAGGCTTCACGGGGTCAGGCCAGTCTTACAGTTCCAGGTCTTGCATCTGCTGTCACAGTAACCAAACCTCAGACGAGCTCCCCCGCCAGCCCGGCACACAACCCAACATCACCTGCTGTATTGCAGGGTGTCAGCAGCCAGAATATTATCAAACAG GTTGCAATCACTGGTCAGTTAGGTGTGAAGACCCAGAGTGGGGCAGGGATCCCTCTCACCGCCACTAACCTACGCATTCAGGGGAAGGATGTGCTCCGCTTGCCCCCCTCCTCAATTACGACTGATGCCAAAGGTCAGACGGTACTTCGCATCACTCCGGACATGATGGCCACACTTACTAAATCTCCAATGGCCACTGTCAAACTCACCCCAGACATGCTGAGCAGTGCCACGAGCTCAGGCAGCAAGAGCATCTCTGCCACGCTACATGTGTCTCAACCCCAGCCTTCACCCCCTGCCTCGAACACCACTGCAtccacaacagctgagagcctAGTTGTTAAAGGGCCTGCCACAGGCACCGCCACCCTAGTAAAGGTTCACCCGGAGCTGAAGGGCACCTGTGACACGGCCATTCGCCTCATGCCGGCCCTGGCCGTCACGATGACTGACCCAAAGGCCCGCACATTCTCAACCGTCACCTCATCTGACTCTAAAGCAGGAACCACTATTCGAATAGTGCCAAACCTTGGTGTGATTCCTCAGAAACAAGGTCAGACCATCTCAATTAGTACAACCTCCACAAGTACCAAGCCTGTCACGGTATCATCGGGGGCGGCCACTGTTGCCATAGCCACCAGTGGAGTGGGAGGGGCCAAAGGCATGACACTGAGCCCTGCAGCAACAGGCTCTACGCTTTCTCTGGGCACCGCGGCCGCCACAGTCAGACAGGTGCCGGTTAGTGCTACTGTAGTAGCCACACAAGCT GGGAAGCTTCCCACAAGGATCACGGTGCCTCTATCTGTCCTCAGCCAACCTTTGAAAAATAAGAGTGTGGTCACTACTCCCATTCTTAAAGGGAACATAAGCACTAA TATCAGCAATCTGGGAAGGAACATTATCTTGACTACCATGCCAGCAGGCACCAAGTTGATTGCTGGGAACAAGCCAGTCAGCTTTGTGACTGCTCAACAACTGCAGCAACTACAGCAGCAAGGACAGGCCACACAG GTTCGAATCCAGACAGTACCGGCTCAGCAGCTACAGCGCACAGCTGCCAGCTCCCCGAAATCCACAGTGTCTACGGTGGTGGTCTCTACTGCACCCTCGCCAAAAACGAACCCTGACCCTCAATGA
- the LOC137046676 gene encoding syncollin-like, with protein sequence MKGVIALLLAALCFEGLNAECPDPATLKDDYGSKLCAQMFEDSSYYYDDSCTGSFIYVYPDEDTPIMPWAWTNRVSSLVVGRGCSLTVWSKSKKEGYKKKFSAGIVYHLKEVKKGLLGNWNDSISGYYCTC encoded by the coding sequence ATGAAGGGGGTCATTGCACTTCTCCTGGCTGCTCTGTGCTTCGAGGGACTCAATGCAGAGTGTCCCGACCCAGCCACGCTGAAAGATGATTATGGAAGCAAACTCTGCGCCCAGATGTTTGAAGACAGCAGCTACTACTATGATGACAGCTGTACTGGCAGTTTCATTTATGTGTATCCTGATGAAGACACCCCCATCATGCCATGGGCTTGGACAAACCGTGTTTCCTCTCTTGTGGTGGGCAGAGGCTGCTCTCTGACAGTGTGGTCTAAATCCAAGAAGGAAGGATACAAAAAGAAGTTTTCTGCTGGTATCGTGTATCACCTGAAGGAAGTGAAGAAAGGCCTGCTTGGAAACTGGAATGATTCCATCTCTGGATACTACTGCACATGTTAG
- the gng8 gene encoding guanine nucleotide-binding protein G(I)/G(S)/G(O) subunit gamma-8 encodes MSNNMAKIADARKTVEQLKLEVNIDRMMVSKAAAELMAYCETHAKEDPLVTPVPSSENPFREKKIFCAIL; translated from the exons ATGTCTAATAACATGGCCAAGATTGCAGATGCACGAAAAACAGTGGAACAATTAAAATTGGAGGTTAATATTGACAGAATGATG GTATCTAAAGCAGCAGCTGAGCTGATGGCTTACTGTGAGACCCATGCAAAAGAGGACCCCCTGGTGACCCCTGTACCGTCCTCAGAAAACCCCTTCAGAGAGAAAAAGATTTTCTGTGCaattttgtag
- the tmem45b gene encoding transmembrane protein 45B: MANFKGHALPGTFFLLFGLWWSIKHPFQQIRRKRERQHGNRDRQVHTALFNRIDLIEGALKIFFAFVGIMAEQFVPDGPHGHLYHDGWVKLMNWQHSTMYLFFGISGITDVLSMSSRHVPVGLDRLSLSLALFVEGFLFYFHVHNRATLDQHVHSLLLVAVFGGSASTLLEVFKRDNMVLEFFRSSLAVLQGTWFYQIGFVLYPLSGPPWDLEKHENIMFITMCFCWHYAVALLIVGICYCGVFWLSKWCDGRQMGDMEMGHRKCTGSDSSSQKALLQESDEE, from the exons ATGGCCAACTTCAAGGGACATGCACTACCTGGTACATTCTTTCTGCTGTTTGGCCTGTGGTGGTCGATTAAGCATCCTTTCCAACAGATACGGAGGAAAAGAGAGAGGCAACATGGAAACAGAGATAGACAAGTGCACACTGCTCTCTTCAACCGCATAGACTTAATCGAAGGAGCTTTGAAGATCTTTTTTGCATTTGTTG GGATCATGGCAGAGCAGTTTGTGCCTGATGGCCCTCATGGACATCTGTATCATGATGGCTGGGTGAAGCTGATGAATTGGCAGCACAGCACCATGTACTTGTTCTTCGGTATCTCTGGCATCACAGACGTTCTCAGTATGTCTTCTCGCCATGTGCCAGTTGGTCTTGACCGTCTCTCCCTTTCCTTAGCGCTCTTTGTGGAAG GGTTCCTTTTCTACTTCCATGTCCACAATCGCGCTACTCTGGACCAGCACGTTCACTCTCTGCTTCTGGTTGCGGTGTTTGGTGGATCTGCCAGCACATTGTTGGAGGTGTTTAAGCGAGATAACATGGTGCTAGAATTTTTTAGGTCCAGTTTAGCTGTCCTACAAGGGACGTGGTTCTATCAG ATCGGATTTGTGCTGTATCCTCTGAGTGGACCACCATGGGATCTGGAAAAGCACGAAAACATCATGTTCATCACCATGTGCTTCTGCTGGCATTACGCTGTGGCTCTACTGATTGTGGGCATCTGCTACTGTGGAGTTTTTTG GTTATCAAAATGGTGTGATGGAAGGCAGATGGGCGACATGGAGATGGGCCACAGAAAGTGCACTGGCTCGGATTCTAGCTCCCAGAAGGCTTTGCTCCAGGAATCAGATGAAGAGTAG